A genomic segment from bacterium encodes:
- the pnp gene encoding polyribonucleotide nucleotidyltransferase, with the protein MQTFSIELGGRTLSVEIGRVARQADGSCWVRYGDTVSMTAVCAADKPDFGKGYFPLSVDYREKTYAAGKIPGGFFKREGRPSEKEILSARLIDRPFRPLFPEGYCNEVQVMVTTLSSDQENDADILGIIGTSVCLNVATVPFTVPIGAVRVGLIDGEFVVNPTFAQLEISDLNLVIAATAEHIMMVEGGCSEISEDQMLDALAFGHEQIRKICKMVEEIRSAVGKPKAAVILPEIPAALYGRVESLAKARIIASHDIHDKQAHSDAIKQIREEVLKALETEFPENEMWIKQYLEKIEQDDLRARILDRSLRIDGRDLDTIRPIFCEVGVLPRTHGSALFTRGQTQALVVTTLGTKMDEQIVDALEGESKKSYMLHYNFPPYSVGEVRPNRGPGRREIGHGALAERSLEPVLPAEDAFPYTIRIVSDIMESNGSSSMATVCGGTLCLMDAGVPIKAPVAGIAMGLVLDGSRYAVLTDILGNEDHFGDMDFKVAGTREGITAFQLDIKIGGLTLEIMRNALDKAKIARFKILEAMEQTIATPRADLSMYAPRIITIKIRQDRIGEVIGPGGKMIRSIIEATGAKIDIDDDGTVVIASVDASAGIKARDTILGLLEEPEVNKVYQGKVKRIAEFGAFVEIIPNTDGLLHVSEIAHHRVERVEDEMRVGDIIEVKVLSVEQDGKIRLSKKALLPRPEGMPEPEERSGDSGGYRRRDSGGGGGHRGGPRRERR; encoded by the coding sequence ATGCAAACATTCTCAATTGAACTGGGTGGCCGGACTCTCTCTGTTGAAATCGGTCGTGTCGCCCGACAGGCCGATGGCTCTTGCTGGGTGCGATATGGTGACACGGTCAGCATGACCGCTGTATGCGCCGCCGACAAGCCCGATTTTGGCAAGGGTTATTTCCCGCTCTCAGTGGATTATCGCGAAAAGACTTATGCAGCCGGAAAGATTCCCGGCGGCTTTTTCAAACGTGAAGGACGTCCTTCGGAGAAGGAGATTCTTTCAGCGCGATTAATCGACCGCCCGTTCCGTCCGTTGTTCCCCGAAGGCTATTGCAATGAAGTGCAGGTCATGGTTACGACGCTGTCTTCGGATCAGGAAAACGATGCTGATATTCTGGGTATCATCGGCACTTCAGTATGCTTGAATGTCGCCACCGTGCCGTTTACAGTGCCGATCGGCGCTGTTCGTGTAGGTTTGATTGACGGCGAATTTGTTGTCAATCCGACATTTGCCCAGCTTGAGATTTCGGACCTCAATCTCGTCATAGCGGCTACCGCCGAGCATATCATGATGGTCGAAGGCGGCTGTTCGGAAATCAGTGAAGATCAGATGCTGGATGCACTGGCATTCGGCCATGAGCAGATCCGCAAGATCTGCAAGATGGTCGAAGAGATTCGCAGCGCAGTTGGCAAACCGAAGGCCGCGGTGATTCTGCCGGAGATTCCTGCGGCGTTGTATGGCCGTGTCGAATCGCTGGCCAAGGCTCGCATCATTGCTTCACATGATATCCACGACAAGCAGGCGCATTCCGATGCCATCAAGCAGATCAGAGAAGAAGTGCTGAAGGCGCTTGAGACGGAATTCCCGGAAAACGAGATGTGGATCAAGCAATATCTGGAGAAGATTGAGCAGGATGATTTGCGTGCACGAATTCTCGATCGCAGTCTGCGCATCGACGGCCGTGATCTCGATACGATTCGTCCGATCTTCTGCGAAGTAGGCGTGCTTCCGAGAACGCACGGATCAGCACTGTTTACGCGCGGTCAGACGCAGGCACTTGTCGTCACAACTCTCGGCACCAAGATGGACGAGCAGATTGTGGATGCGCTTGAGGGTGAATCCAAGAAGAGCTACATGTTGCATTACAATTTCCCGCCTTATTCAGTCGGCGAAGTGAGACCGAATCGCGGTCCCGGACGACGCGAAATTGGACATGGTGCGCTTGCCGAGCGTTCGCTTGAGCCGGTGCTTCCGGCGGAGGACGCATTCCCGTATACGATTCGAATCGTTTCGGATATCATGGAATCAAACGGTTCGTCTTCGATGGCGACGGTTTGCGGCGGTACGCTTTGCTTGATGGACGCCGGTGTGCCGATCAAGGCGCCGGTAGCCGGTATTGCCATGGGTTTGGTGCTCGACGGCAGCCGATATGCGGTGCTAACTGACATCCTTGGCAATGAAGATCACTTCGGTGACATGGACTTCAAGGTAGCCGGAACGCGCGAAGGCATTACTGCATTCCAGCTCGACATCAAGATCGGCGGTCTGACACTTGAAATCATGCGCAATGCGCTTGACAAGGCGAAGATTGCCCGATTCAAGATTCTCGAAGCGATGGAGCAGACGATTGCGACACCGCGTGCGGATCTGTCGATGTATGCTCCGCGCATTATCACGATCAAGATCAGACAAGATAGAATCGGCGAGGTCATTGGACCCGGCGGCAAGATGATCCGTTCGATCATTGAAGCTACCGGAGCGAAGATCGATATCGACGATGACGGTACTGTGGTTATCGCATCAGTTGATGCCAGTGCCGGTATCAAGGCGCGCGATACGATTCTTGGACTTCTGGAAGAACCGGAAGTCAACAAGGTGTATCAGGGCAAGGTCAAGCGTATTGCCGAGTTTGGCGCGTTTGTCGAAATCATCCCGAACACGGATGGACTGCTTCACGTTTCAGAAATTGCCCACCACCGGGTGGAGCGCGTCGAAGACGAGATGCGCGTAGGTGATATTATCGAAGTGAAGGTGCTGTCGGTTGAACAGGATGGCAAGATTCGCCTGTCGAAGAAGGCGTTGCTTCCACGCCCGGAAGGTATGCCGGAACCGGAAGAGAGAAGCGGCGACAGCGGCGGATATCGACGTCGTGACAGCGGCGGCGGCGGTGGACATCGCGGCGGTCCTCGTCGGGAGCGTCGTTAA
- a CDS encoding prepilin-type N-terminal cleavage/methylation domain-containing protein has translation MKIQSQDGFTLLEVMMGLVIFTLGLLLLSSMMVVAIRGNVWSDKTTQIVQATREKIEEFRRLPDEDMASGSDVRGGMSRTWEIADVDTYLKRLTVVVGYEDEKAVEKVCTTITYIQVGE, from the coding sequence ATGAAGATACAATCGCAAGACGGTTTCACCCTACTGGAAGTGATGATGGGTCTGGTAATTTTCACACTGGGTCTATTGTTGCTGAGCTCAATGATGGTTGTGGCGATTCGTGGAAACGTCTGGTCGGACAAAACGACTCAGATCGTTCAAGCGACACGCGAAAAAATTGAGGAATTCCGAAGACTTCCAGACGAGGACATGGCGAGCGGATCCGATGTACGGGGCGGCATGAGTCGTACCTGGGAGATTGCAGACGTGGATACGTACCTGAAGCGGCTTACGGTTGTTGTCGGTTACGAAGACGAGAAAGCCGTAGAGAAGGTCTGCACCACCATAACCTATATACAGGTAGGTGAATAA
- a CDS encoding insulinase family protein codes for MTQSEYRRTVLENGIRVVSESMPYLKSASIGIWVDVGSRNEMPRENGISHFIEHMCFKGTEKRTAKEIAQSLEILGGSLNAFTSRENTCYYCRVIDENFDTGFDVLADLLTNSLFDPAELEREKEVICEEIKDVFDTPAELVHDYFADAMWKPHPLGQTIMGDAEGIRKLTRTDVLDYIRRNYTTDRVVVAGAGAIDHDHFVALTREKLKIGQPSEPENLSAPEYGAGKRIVHNRDLNQTHICLGFPSISFADKNKYAMLILNTLLGSGMGSRLFQSVREERGLVYTIYSYQDFYKDTGLFGIYLGTDTAKAKEALNVILGELAKVKSNSVTELEVANTKSQLKGNLLLSLEGSYNRMNRLARHELFANQFVTLEQTAAEIDAVQLEDVRAMAQKIFDEASLTMVTLGSAKKTLIKQVDWSVLRG; via the coding sequence TTGACGCAGAGCGAATATCGGCGTACTGTATTGGAGAACGGCATTCGTGTCGTCTCTGAGAGTATGCCGTATCTGAAATCGGCGTCGATCGGCATCTGGGTAGATGTCGGCAGCCGTAATGAGATGCCGCGCGAAAACGGCATTTCACATTTCATTGAACATATGTGCTTCAAGGGTACCGAGAAGCGCACTGCAAAAGAAATCGCCCAGAGTCTTGAGATTCTGGGCGGTTCGCTCAACGCTTTCACGAGCCGCGAGAATACCTGCTATTATTGCCGCGTCATTGACGAAAACTTCGACACCGGATTTGATGTTCTTGCCGATCTTTTGACCAATTCGCTCTTCGATCCAGCCGAGCTTGAGCGTGAGAAAGAGGTCATCTGCGAGGAAATCAAGGATGTCTTTGACACGCCGGCGGAACTCGTACATGACTACTTTGCCGACGCGATGTGGAAGCCGCATCCGCTGGGGCAGACTATCATGGGCGATGCCGAGGGAATTCGCAAGCTGACGCGCACCGATGTGCTCGATTACATTCGGCGCAATTACACGACCGACCGGGTTGTCGTGGCCGGTGCGGGAGCAATTGACCATGACCATTTTGTTGCGCTGACCAGGGAAAAGTTGAAGATCGGTCAGCCAAGTGAGCCGGAGAATTTGTCGGCGCCCGAGTACGGCGCAGGCAAACGGATCGTGCACAATCGCGATTTGAATCAGACACATATCTGCCTTGGATTTCCGAGTATCAGTTTCGCCGACAAGAACAAGTACGCAATGCTGATTCTCAACACGCTGTTGGGAAGCGGCATGGGTTCGCGGTTGTTCCAATCCGTTAGAGAAGAGCGCGGACTGGTGTATACAATTTATTCGTATCAGGATTTCTACAAGGACACCGGACTGTTCGGAATTTATCTTGGTACAGATACTGCGAAAGCCAAAGAAGCACTGAATGTGATTCTCGGTGAGTTGGCAAAAGTTAAGAGCAACTCGGTGACCGAGCTTGAGGTTGCAAATACCAAATCGCAGTTGAAGGGGAATCTTCTTCTGTCGCTCGAAGGTTCGTACAATCGCATGAATCGGTTAGCTCGACATGAGCTGTTTGCCAATCAGTTTGTTACGCTTGAGCAGACGGCGGCGGAAATTGACGCAGTGCAACTCGAGGATGTTCGTGCGATGGCGCAAAAGATTTTCGATGAGGCCTCACTGACAATGGTGACGCTCGGTTCGGCGAAGAAGACACTTATCAAGCAAGTCGATTGGTCCGTGCTTAGAGGCTGA
- the asnS gene encoding asparagine--tRNA ligase — MNTCHIENISEFVGQEVTLQGWVYNTRSSGKIRFIIFRDGTGMIQAVIVKSEVSEEVFNRFDQLTQETSVIISGTVKEEPRSVGGFELLLKDLQVVQVATEYPITPKEHSTGFLMEHRHLWLRSTRQWHIMRVRNEIIQAVRQYFYERKFVLIDTPILTGAIGEGASTLFETQYFDIGKAYLAQTGQLYLEAACMSHGKVYCFGPTFRAEKSKTRRHLTEFWMIEAEVAYMDINGDMDLQEDMMCYIIDWVLEKASDHLVALERDVMKLIAVKKPFYRISYDEAVERLQKVGSKITWGMDLGGEDETVLTNMFDRPVFIYQYPREAKAFYMKRNPDRPEVVMCADLLAPEGYGEIIGGSQREDNLEWLIESIKHHNLPLEPFEWYLDLRRYGSVPHSGFGLGIERTVAWICGLPHVRETIPFARMLYRLYP; from the coding sequence ATGAACACATGTCATATTGAGAATATCAGCGAATTTGTTGGCCAGGAAGTGACCTTACAGGGTTGGGTGTACAACACCCGGTCATCCGGCAAGATTCGTTTTATCATATTCCGCGACGGAACCGGGATGATTCAGGCGGTTATCGTCAAGAGCGAAGTCAGCGAAGAAGTTTTCAACCGATTCGACCAACTGACGCAAGAAACTTCTGTGATTATTAGCGGTACCGTCAAGGAAGAGCCGCGCTCGGTAGGTGGATTTGAATTGCTGTTAAAGGATCTGCAAGTGGTCCAGGTGGCGACGGAATATCCGATTACACCGAAGGAACACTCGACCGGATTCCTGATGGAACACCGTCATCTGTGGCTGCGCTCGACGCGTCAGTGGCACATCATGCGCGTTCGCAATGAGATTATTCAGGCAGTCCGGCAGTATTTCTATGAACGCAAGTTTGTGTTGATCGATACCCCGATTTTGACCGGTGCGATAGGGGAGGGCGCTTCGACGCTATTCGAGACTCAGTATTTCGATATTGGTAAGGCGTACCTCGCACAGACAGGACAGCTTTATCTTGAAGCCGCGTGCATGTCGCACGGCAAGGTGTATTGTTTTGGTCCGACGTTTAGGGCAGAAAAGTCGAAAACGCGCCGGCATCTAACTGAATTCTGGATGATCGAAGCCGAGGTCGCCTATATGGATATCAACGGCGACATGGATCTTCAAGAAGACATGATGTGTTACATCATTGACTGGGTGCTGGAGAAGGCCTCAGATCATTTGGTTGCGCTTGAACGCGATGTGATGAAATTGATTGCGGTCAAGAAGCCGTTCTATCGAATCAGCTACGACGAGGCGGTCGAGCGTTTGCAGAAGGTCGGTTCCAAGATCACCTGGGGTATGGACCTCGGCGGCGAAGATGAAACTGTCTTGACGAACATGTTTGATCGCCCGGTGTTTATCTACCAGTATCCACGCGAGGCAAAAGCATTTTACATGAAGCGCAATCCGGATCGTCCCGAAGTTGTCATGTGTGCGGATTTGCTGGCGCCGGAAGGCTACGGCGAAATCATCGGCGGATCACAACGCGAGGACAACCTGGAGTGGCTGATCGAATCGATCAAGCACCACAACTTGCCGCTTGAGCCGTTTGAGTGGTATCTCGATTTGCGCCGGTATGGTTCAGTTCCACATTCCGGATTCGGACTTGGAATTGAGCGCACGGTCGCTTGGATTTGCGGATTGCCACATGTTCGCGAGACGATTCCGTTTGCGCGCATGCTGTATCGACTTTACCCGTAA
- a CDS encoding prepilin-type N-terminal cleavage/methylation domain-containing protein codes for MNKLKKYFSGTRKSGGFTIVEVLIASIIASIAIAAGMQLFISQNQSHLIQAGVTDMQQNGRATVDELVGKLRQTGYKLQPGITSLFAWNSNPDTIAIVFMAEPLCTASLSENMSQATSEIRCEDADISCLTADSWAYIYDAVKDSGEFFFVTAFDAGTGIIHHNLAALTKAYSQGAQVFVLDFYKYYVDDSDTLHSYLMMVKNGGNPVIYADNINDLQFRYVLANGAVVDSVVVDRYVREVQVSVVARSDRNDEFLNDFRYDTLRSSAMIRNLAM; via the coding sequence ATGAATAAGCTAAAGAAATACTTCAGTGGAACCCGCAAGTCAGGCGGATTCACGATAGTTGAAGTGTTGATAGCTTCGATTATCGCTTCCATCGCGATAGCTGCCGGTATGCAGTTGTTTATCAGCCAGAATCAAAGTCACTTGATTCAGGCTGGCGTGACTGATATGCAACAGAACGGCAGAGCTACGGTTGACGAGTTGGTCGGCAAGTTGCGCCAGACCGGGTACAAACTTCAACCGGGGATCACTTCGTTGTTTGCTTGGAATTCGAATCCGGACACAATAGCGATTGTGTTTATGGCTGAACCGCTTTGCACCGCTTCGCTTAGCGAGAACATGAGTCAGGCAACCTCGGAAATTCGTTGCGAGGACGCTGACATAAGCTGTCTGACGGCGGACTCATGGGCATACATTTATGATGCGGTTAAGGATTCGGGCGAGTTCTTCTTTGTGACGGCTTTTGACGCCGGGACTGGAATTATCCACCACAACCTTGCTGCCTTGACGAAGGCCTACTCTCAAGGCGCCCAAGTGTTTGTCCTGGACTTCTACAAGTACTACGTGGACGATAGCGATACTCTGCACTCGTATTTGATGATGGTCAAGAATGGCGGCAATCCGGTAATCTATGCGGACAACATCAACGATCTGCAATTCCGATATGTGCTTGCCAATGGCGCTGTGGTTGATTCAGTGGTTGTGGATCGATATGTACGCGAGGTACAAGTATCGGTAGTGGCACGATCGGATCGAAATGACGAATTCCTGAACGATTTTCGATATGACACGCTGCGATCCAGCGCGATGATTAGAAATCTAGCGATGTAA
- a CDS encoding polysaccharide deacetylase family protein, whose product MSYLLPIAFLTFIILATVSIIWGRRLQGSPKVLLLHSVQTEKFEALLKLVNDAGLSVGTVEESLRDRTKVAITFDDGYEDLMQIVPLLKRQQTPIMVFVPTAYIGKPNDWDHLFAKGRRRHLSEEQIRELAGLGAQFGSHGHNHRDLTLLSNAEIHSEIDSSKWMLSSLTGQEIKALAFPFGRSNSAVRQAVRKVGIELQFGSSPLSISGESLGRIPITEFDNSFTIRRKLHGGIVAGVEALKAVLVSRFSHLTPVARRAVGAS is encoded by the coding sequence ATGTCGTATCTGCTTCCTATAGCCTTCCTGACGTTCATAATTCTCGCTACAGTTTCAATCATCTGGGGACGCCGGTTACAAGGCTCCCCCAAAGTGCTCCTGCTGCATAGTGTTCAGACAGAGAAGTTTGAGGCGTTGTTGAAGCTGGTCAATGATGCCGGATTGTCGGTTGGAACGGTAGAAGAGTCACTACGTGATCGAACGAAGGTTGCGATAACTTTCGATGACGGGTATGAGGACCTGATGCAAATAGTCCCGCTTCTGAAGCGACAACAAACTCCAATCATGGTATTTGTGCCGACCGCTTACATCGGAAAGCCGAACGATTGGGATCACTTGTTTGCAAAGGGACGGAGGCGACATCTCAGCGAAGAGCAAATTCGTGAACTTGCGGGACTGGGTGCGCAATTTGGTTCGCACGGCCACAATCACAGAGACCTGACTTTGCTAAGCAATGCCGAGATTCACAGCGAGATTGATTCATCGAAGTGGATGCTATCGTCACTCACGGGCCAAGAAATCAAGGCTCTTGCGTTTCCATTTGGGCGATCAAACTCTGCAGTACGCCAGGCCGTAAGAAAGGTCGGAATCGAACTGCAATTCGGCTCTTCACCGCTTTCGATCTCAGGTGAGTCGTTAGGGCGGATTCCTATTACAGAATTCGACAACTCGTTTACCATTCGAAGAAAACTGCACGGCGGTATAGTTGCCGGTGTGGAGGCGTTAAAGGCAGTCCTTGTCAGTCGATTTTCCCATCTGACGCCAGTCGCTCGAAGAGCTGTCGGCGCAAGTTAA